CCTGACCCCTGGCCGAAGGCTCTACCGATCGGCGCCGAAGCGCTGAAACTCCAGAGCGCCGAAGCGCAGTGGTATCTTTCCGTTTGATGCCCTTCGACCTCGAAAGCGCCCTGCAGGTGCTCGACCGCACACCCGCGGTTCTGGATGCCCTGCTTCGGGACCTCGACGATGGCTGGCTCGAGGCCACCGAGGGCC
This genomic stretch from bacterium harbors:
- a CDS encoding DinB family protein, which produces MPFDLESALQVLDRTPAVLDALLRDLDDGWLEATEG